A DNA window from Eremothecium cymbalariae DBVPG#7215 chromosome 3, complete sequence contains the following coding sequences:
- the GLY1 gene encoding threonine aldolase GLY1 (similar to Ashbya gossypii AFR366W) — protein MNQRSAELPEPYTSPANDFRSDTFTIPTKEMIEVAFTASVGDAVYQEDVDTMKLEQHVAKLFGMEAGLFCVSGTLSNQIALRTHLHQPPYTILCDYRAHVYTHEAAGLAILSQAMVTPVIPANKHYLTLEDIKASYIPDDGDIHGAPTRVVSLENTLHGIIHPLEELVRIKAWCMENGLKLHCDGARIWNASCESGVPLKQYGEIFDSISICLSKSMGAPMGSVLVGSNKFIKKANHFRKQQGGGVRQSGMMCKMAMVAIEGDWKAKMKKSHAMAHELANFCQSHAIPLESPPDTNFVFIDLQKAKMNPDLLVKKGLKYGVKLMGGRISCHYQISEESIEQLKLAIIEAYEYAKEQPFDSNGPTKIYRSESADAVGEIKTYKY, from the coding sequence ATGAATCAGCGTTCTGCAGAGTTACCAGAACCATACACTAGTCCAGCTAATGACTTCCGTTCTGACACCTTCACAATCCCGACCAAGGAAATGATAGAGGTTGCTTTTACGGCTTCTGTCGGTGATGCGGTTTACCAGGAGGATGTTGACACTATGAAATTGGAACAGCATGTTGCGAAGTTGTTCGGAATGGAGGCAGGTTTGTTCTGTGTTTCAGGTACGTTGTCCAATCAAATTGCTTTGAGAACACACTTACATCAACCACCTTACACGATATTGTGCGACTATAGAGCTCATGTTTACACCCATGAAGCTGCCGGTTTAGCCATTTTGTCACAGGCCATGGTGACGCCTGTAATTCCTGCCAATAAACACTACTTAACATTGGAGGATATCAAGGCTAGCTATATCCctgatgatggtgatatCCATGGTGCACCCACTCGTGTGGTTTCCTTGGAAAATACCCTACATGGTATTATTCATCCTTTAGAAGAGTTGGTGCGTATTAAGGCTTGGTGTATGGAAAACGGTCTGAAATTACATTGTGACGGCGCAAGGATATGGAATGCTTCTTGTGAGTCCGGTGTGCCATTGAAGCAGTATGGTGAGATTTTTGATTCTATTTCGATCTGTTTGTCCAAGTCCATGGGGGCTCCAATGGGATCCGTTCTAGTTGGATCTAACAAGTTCATCAAGAAGGCCAACCACTTTAGAAAGCAACAGGGTGGTGGTGTTAGACAGTCGGGTATGATGTGTAAGATGGCTATGGTTGCTATTGAAGGTGATTGGAAAGCcaaaatgaagaaatcaCATGCTATGGCACACGAATTGGCCAATTTTTGTCAATCCCACGCCATCCCACTTGAATCACCACCGGATACAAATTTTGTCTTCATAGACTTACAGAAGGCTAAGATGAACCCAGATCTTTTGGTGAAGAAAGGTTTGAAATATGGTGTTAAGTTGATGGGTGGAAGAATTTCCTGCCATTACCAGATTTCTGAGGAATCAATAGAACAGCTCAAGTTAGCAATTATTGAAGCTTATGAGTATGCTAAGGAACAGCCATTTGACTCTAATGGTCCTACAAAGATTTACCGTAGTGAGTCGGCAGATGCTGTTGGTGAAATCAAAACCTACAAGTATTAA
- the IES6 gene encoding Ies6p (similar to Ashbya gossypii AFR365C), with protein MDNKMDFLRSVASMNDTSQKGFKSPNWKKPIRRHKPTRQLLTDEWKRLTSESGEVYGKDANKTRLTYFNVQAPPSQYPIKRYCDITGLKARYKSPSNGLRFYNSEVYSLVIKPMTPGVDQEYLKLRGDNVVLK; from the coding sequence ATGGACAACAAGATGGATTTCTTACGATCTGTTGCGTCTATGAATGATACTTCACAAAAAGGGTTTAAATCACCTAATTGGAAAAAACCTATAAGGCGACACAAACCTACCAGACAATTGCTCACAGATGAATGGAAAAGATTGACAAGTGAGTCTGGAGAAGTTTATGGTAAAGATGCTAATAAAACGAGATTGACATATTTTAATGTTCAAGCGCCTCCTTCGCAATACCCTataaaaagatattgtGACATTACGGGCTTGAAGGCTCGCTACAAGTCACCCAGCAATGGATTGCGGTTTTACAATAGCGAAGTATATTCTCTGGTAATTAAACCGATGACACCTGGCGTGGATCAGGAGTATTTAAAGTTAAGAGGCGATAATGTTGTATTAAAATGA
- the GTA1 gene encoding Gta1p (similar to Ashbya gossypii AFR364C), giving the protein MVSNIAFTLAAIIWLFYRLCLFLNIPVLTVVKSLNVVIPHATKISIDGITANCITFRWENEPRTSIDGTSVSNYTVYLNGLKIGTFPNRPESLFTSCSLRNLAPLTRYRIDVITVSEDGFTNNLPSLYVTTSADDVGAPQYNGHCVYTEQGNISKDIGFPATRTMFDEKEQQCCMNAAKAVIPNTDAISVLSCSFTSMQCLERLSNDALKQILAQTQLQLCDVLKQQKSIVDEFEVTKERLQLDLDEIKLQWSQETDLRKSLKAKLKTIVNSKALCELKREKLIKAVELCNNKLEKMRAEMEHWAFESKEKYDLNALTESYTLEMNKVLHQIRSLDGQLEELQREISYIDEKNKKLVQLRRILDTMNDNQNSSTKFNWHALTKKINEFNKNEPFSNYSSKFLSNFPVDIPLVQLIKEEDERDTMLALEWRSRRIKYIRRIEYLEQMWERVNLTNNQYKSAMRLQRCQALTPQLPNEANSNPNSNAIPIVMTPKLMLHDPPTYSEPDQLSPLLIQTVTNAFPNPTATYSTWSQHKQQQTSPYSYAEEDEVSFEYEDANHLLSGLQSIISEADSHNNCISTSKVFTNDELDNYWAQTNSGIDNRFLKNATNDLVSNTLEPPMQQPKPISVINAKTLLSPGNSRSHGTTAQSLLASMNDNVPSLTKDIPTTITGGNMDDLGSFSSNLQQTISHNSPLVSPIREPILPTDTGFHSPNFNIWHNTHIPGTPGYYVSVENSQGHLELPPDQHNMPPPLWSFNHLLDHPLTSSNSEEMDGNENNNPSASIANLNFE; this is encoded by the coding sequence ATGGTATCAAATATAGCATTTACTTTGGCTGCCattatttggttgttttACCGCCTTTGCCTGTTTCTAAACATACCCGTGTTAACCGTTGTGAAATCTTTGAACGTTGTTATCCCGCATGCTACTAAGATCTCAATTGATGGAATTACAGCTAATTGCATAACATTTCGTTGGGAAAATGAACCAAGAACGAGTATTGATGGTACGTCTGTCTCGAACTATACTGTTTACTTAAATGGTCTGAAAATAGGTACATTCCCTAATAGACCAGAATCGCTCTTTACATCATGTTCTTTGAGAAATCTGGCACCTCTTACACGATATCGGATAGACGTTATTACAGTCAGCGAAGATGGATTTACAAATAATCTACCTTCATTGTATGTCACAACTAGTGCTGATGATGTTGGGGCTCCCCAGTATAACGGCCACTGTGTATATACCGAACAAGGTAATATCTCGAAAGACATCGGGTTCCCTGCCACAAGAACAATGTTTGATGAAAAGGAACAACAATGTTGTATGAATGCAGCGAAAGCTGTTATTCCAAACACTGATGCTATATCGGTATTATCCTGTTCATTTACTTCAATGCAGTGCTTAGAAAGGCTTTCGAATGATGCTCTTAAACAGATATTGGCCCAAACGCAACTCCAGCTTTGTGATGTGttgaaacaacaaaagaGTATCGTAGATGAATTTGAAGTAACGAAGGAGCGCCTGCAATTGGATTTAGATGAAATCAAGTTACAATGGAGTCAAGAAACAGATTTGCGAAAATCATTAAAAGCCAAGTTGAAAACTATAGTGAACTCCAAAGCACTATGTGAATTGAAGAGAGAGAAGCTGATAAAAGCAGTAGAATTATGCAATAATAAACTTGAGAAAATGAGAGCAGAAATGGAACATTGGGCCTTTGAaagcaaagaaaaatatgacTTGAATGCTCTAACAGAATCCTATACACTTGAAATGAACAAAGTTCTTCACCAAATTCGGTCATTGGATGGCCAGTTGGAAGAATTACAACGAGAGATATCATACATTGACgaaaaaaataagaaacTAGTTCAATTGAGAAGGATTTTGGATACTATGAACGATAACCAGAATTCTAGTACAAAGTTTAATTGGCATGCGctaacaaaaaagataaaCGAATTTAACAAGAATGAACCGTTTTCTAATTACAgttcaaagtttttatCGAATTTCCCTGTGGATATTCCATTGGTTCAGttaataaaagaagaagatgaaagGGACACAATGTTGGCATTAGAGTGGCGATCTCGGagaattaaatatattaggCGTATcgaatatttggaacagaTGTGGGAAAGGGTTAACTTGACAAACAACCAATACAAAAGCGCAATGAGATTGCAACGTTGTCAAGCACTTACTCCTCAACTTCCTAACGAAGCGAACTCTAATCCAAATTCCAATGCCATCCCTATAGTAATGACTCCGAAACTTATGCTACACGACCCTCCCACTTATTCTGAACCAGATCAGTTATCTCCGCTATTAATACAAACAGTAACAAATGCATTTCCTAATCCCACGGCCACCTATTCAACCTGGTCCCAACAcaaacaacagcaaactTCACCATATAGTTATGCAGAAGAGGATGAGGTATCatttgaatatgaagatgCGAATCATTTACTATCTGGACTTCAAAGCATTATATCAGAAGCAGATTCTCATAACAATTGCATTTCCacttcaaaagttttcactaatgatgaattggaTAACTACTGGGCCCAAACGAATAGTGGTATAGACAACAGATTTCTAAAGAATGCTACAAATGATTTGGTTTCTAACACCCTAGAACCCCCGATGCAGCAGCCAAAACCTATATCTGTTATTAATGCAAAAACATTGTTATCTCCCGGAAATTCTCGGTCACATGGTACAACTGCCCAAAGCTTGCTTGCTTCCATGAACGACAATGTCCCATCGCTTACCAAAGATATTCCGACTACCATCACTGGTGGAAACATGGACGACCTAGGATCGTTTAGTTCAAACTTACAGCAAACCATATCTCACAATAGCCCATTAGTCTCTCCAATAAGGGAGCCAATACTTCCCACAGATACAGGCTTCCATTCGCctaattttaatatttggCACAACACGCATATTCCTGGAACCCCTGGGTACTACGTGTCAGTCGAAAACTCTCAGGGACACTTGGAATTACCACCCGACCAGCATAACATGCCGCCGCCATTATGGTCATTTAACCACCTTCTAGATCACCCTCTTACTTCCAGCAACAGTGAAGAAATGGATGGcaatgaaaataacaatCCGAGCGCCTCAATTGCGAATCTGAATTTTGAATAG
- the ISY1 gene encoding Isy1p (similar to Ashbya gossypii AFR363W) — MSRNVDKANSVLVRYQELQAETESGYKDYSRFKRPTKIYKVSKLQEAQRWRNEVVKDIGNKITQIHDPSLNDFQVEEINGELNRLFQEKQRWENHIRRNLKGPDYRKIKGLNTSGGSLINGTRYFGRALELPHVQKMIKQRNEVRQKRLSKSQQEQQLKAKIRRWKKELGPHYYGNEVSENFLEYEEDRSQEIKLNIAASISEKQKPQCIISEFKDLPSLDDVERWLVEKRKKRLQEQLGL; from the coding sequence ATGAGTAGAAATGTTGATAAGGCAAATTCGGTGTTAGTAAGGTATCAGGAGCTTCAGGCTGAGACAGAAAGTGGTTATAAGGACTACTCTCGATTTAAGAGACCGACTAAAATTTATAAGGTCAGTAAATTACAAGAGGCTCAGAGATGGCGTAATGAGGTTGTGAAGGATATTGGAAATAAGATCACTCAGATACATGATCCTTCGTTGAATGATTTTCAGGTTGAAGAGATAAATGGGGAATTGAATAGATTGTTCCAAGAGAAGCAGAGATGGGAAAATCATATTCGAAGGAATTTGAAAGGTCCAGATTATAGGAAAATAAAGGGATTAAACACTAGTGGTGGGAGTTTAATTAATGGTACCAGGTATTTCGGAAGAGCATTAGAATTGCCGCATGTTCAGAAAATGATCAAGCAGCGAAATGAGGTTCGTCAAAAAAGGTTGTCAAAATCGCAGCAAGAACAGCAGTTGAAGGCTAAAATAAGAAGGTGGAAGAAAGAATTAGGTCCCCATTATTATGGAAATGAGGTGagtgaaaattttttagaGTATGAAGAGGATCGAAGTCAAGAGATTAAATTAAATATCGCAGCTTCTATAAGCGAAAAGCAGAAACCACAGTGTATTATATCGGAGTTTAAAGATTTGCCATCGCTCGACGATGTAGAACGATGGTTGGTggagaagagaaagaaaagactGCAGGAGCAATTGGGCCTGTAG
- the GDA1 gene encoding guanosine diphosphatase (similar to Ashbya gossypii AFR362C), giving the protein MTVSIHGIFRNYRFVIGALTAMMLVLLLRSSSTGVPIQSSKAVEQPVNIQPVTATPGYLEDKDSESKNPEVAAAVKSQAVKTSQPEIKVEDCKKNQFVVMIDAGSTGSRVHVYEFNTCVEPPKLLKEYFKQLKPGLSSFDTDADGAAKSLDPLLDFAVENIPKDMRRCSPIAVKATAGLRLLGEEKSKKILEAVALHLEKDYDFPIVKGDGVSVMDGKEEGVYAWITTNFLLGNLGGKEKSATAAIFDLGGGSTQIVFEPLPEAVAIPNAAQTYELEFGTHKYTLYQHSHLGYGLMQAKDKLDILIVETNILNGNIKKGATSDSLEMVSPCLAPGVEIKNVKVKVSTGETYTVTFKSPPVSMEAQCRYLADKILKKDAACNDPPCSFDGIHQPSLIHSFSPNGKLYVFSFFYDRTYPLGLPLSYSLQEMFDLTKSACMDKSTWDTTFGSIEGASKSLNTEPRWCMDLNYEISLLHTGYDIPLSRELNTARTIAGKEVGWCLGASLLLLDGNKWTCKIKLDTGI; this is encoded by the coding sequence ATGACAGTTTCTATCCATGGAATATTCCGAAACTATAGGTTTGTCATTGGGGCACTCACAGCAATGATGTTGGTTTTATTATTGAGATCATCGAGTACTGGTGTTCCAATACAAAGTTCTAAAGCTGTTGAGCAACCGGTAAATATTCAGCCGGTTACGGCTACTCCTGgttatttggaagataagGATAGTGAATCGAAAAACCCTGaggttgctgctgctgttaAAAGCCAAGCTGTCAAAACTTCACAGCCGGAGATTAAGGTTGAGGATTGTAAGAAGAATCAATTCGTTGTAATGATTGATGCAGGTTCTACAGGATCGCGTGTTCATGTATATGAATTTAATACATGTGTTGAGCCCCcaaagttgttgaaagaGTATTTCAAACAACTAAAGCCAGGATTGTCGTCCTTTGACACAGATGCAGATGGAGCCGCCAAGTCTCTAGATCCGCTACTGGATTTTGCAGTTGAGAATATCCCTAAAGATATGAGAAGATGCTCTCCTATCGCTGTTAAAGCCACTGCAGGCTTGCGGTTGTTGGGGGAGGAAAAATCTAAGAAGATCCTTGAAGCAGTTGCCCTacatttggaaaaagatTATGATTTCCCAATTGTGAAGGGAGATGGAGTAAGTGTCATGGATGGAAAGGAAGAGGGTGTGTATGCCTGGATTACAACCAATTTTTTGCTAGGGAATCTTGGAGGTAAAGAGAAATCAGCTACCGCAGCGATCTTTGATTTGGGTGGTGGTTCTACACAGATTGTCTTTGAGCCACTACCAGAAGCTGTAGCGATTCCTAATGCTGCGCAAACGTatgaattggaatttggaACCCACAAATACACCTTATATCAACACTCCCATCTTGGTTACGGTTTAATGCAGGCGAAAGACAAGCTTGATATATTGATAGttgaaacaaatattttgaatggtAATATTAAGAAAGGTGCCACCTCCGATTCTTTGGAAATGGTGTCGCCATGTCTCGCGCCAGGAGTTGAAATTAAGAACGTCAAGGTTAAGGTTTCGACGGGGGAAACCTACACTGTCACATTCAAGAGCCCGCCGGTTTCAATGGAAGCCCAATGTAGGTATCTCGCGGAtaaaatcttgaaaaaaGATGCAGCCTGTAATGACCCACCTTGTTCCTTTGATGGAATTCATCAACCCTCTTTAATACACTCATTCAGTCCTAATGGTAAACTATACGTGTTTTCGTTTTTCTACGACCGAACATATCCTTTAGGATTACCCCTGTCTTACAGTCTACAAGAAATGTTTGACCTAACAAAGTCGGCGTGTATGGATAAAAGTACGTGGGATACTACATTTGGAAGTATCGAAGGCGCTTCAAAATCCCTAAATACTGAGCCAAGGTGGTGCATGGATCTAAATTATGAAATATCTCTTTTGCATACAGGCTACGACATCCCATTAAGTAGGGAATTGAACACTGCTAGAACTATCGCAGGGAAAGAAGTAGGATGGTGCTTAGGCGCATCACTTCTTTTATTGGATGGGAATAAATGGACTTGCAAAATCAAGCTAGATACTGGTATTTAG